Genomic DNA from Oncorhynchus tshawytscha isolate Ot180627B linkage group LG04, Otsh_v2.0, whole genome shotgun sequence:
AATGTTAAATTCCGATTATCTTTACATTTTTACATGAAAGCTATTTTATGTAATTACACACAATTCCACTGTTCTGTTCCCGAGAGGAGTTTATGCTCATGTGCCAGTCGTACCAAAAAGTGATCTAAATATGAATATATTTCTGAATGACTATCCTGACTACAGTAGGACTAACTTCCCTCTTTATTTAACTCTGCAGATATCCTGAGTGTTCGTGTGAAAGCGTGTCAGTACGTGCACGACCAGTGTAAAACAGTGTGAAGCTCTGGAGTGCGGAGATGTGGCCGTGCGCCAGTGGCAGAAAGGCCACGGTAGCAATTCATGTGCGCCGAGTTTAACACGTGTAGACTACAGTAAAATTCttacaacaatgcagagtttttaaaataataaaaatggtaATAAAATAACAAGGACACTATATACAAGGAGCAGGCCTACTCGTATCGCGTTAATGTGACTAGGCCATCAGAATGGATAATAGCGGTGGGTAACCCatttttgtatgtttattttacctttttatttaactaggcaagtcagttaagaacacattcttatttacaatgacggcctagaaacagtgggttaacagcctgttcaggggcagaacgaaagatttgtaccttgtcagctcgtgggtttgaactcgcaacctctcggttactaggctaccctgccgccccaagcgtttaaagaaaaaaaatgatcATTGCTGCTGTATGGCTCAACTGTATAGACTACACTGTCTGTACTACATTAACAGGTGATTTCAGGGCGTTGTCATAGAAATAGCTAAAGATGGCTTTACAGTAACAGCTTACCTTCCTTACTGCTTCTCCTCCCATCTGTACTACACAGAGTTGATCTGTGAAGCAAAGCTCCTGATAGATATTCACCATATTCCTTTCACCAGGCTGGTGCGCTGAATGGAAGATGAAGAATCCAGGACAACACTGAGATGCACCTAGATGATACTAATACTgatgtcccctctctcctgtttcctctccctcttccttcactcctctctctttctcagatgAGGAGTTTAAAGTGTCACGTGGCGACGAGGATGAGACGGTCCATGACCTTATCACATACAACATGAGGAAGAGTCTGGATCTAGACGTGGACGGCTGCATCCTGGTGCCTGGTGAGAAGAGGAGTCTGCTGGAATGTGGATTCAACGTCACAGCCAAGACCATCTTCATCATCCACGGCTGGACGGTAAAACAGACTCCCTTCTCGACTATCCTCACACAGTTGGCTTCAATGAGTCTTTGTGtttttagaagtgtgtgtgtgacagtttgAGGATCACTGACTCTTTGAGAACCCCCCTCTCCAGATGAGCGGGATGTTTGAGAGTTGGATGCGAAAGCTGGTGGCGGCCATGATGCAGCGAGAGCCAGAGGCCAACGTAGTCATCGTTGAATGGCTGCCCATGGCCCACCAGCTCTACCCTGATGCTGTAAACCACACCCACCAAGTCGGCCTCAGCGTCGCCACCACCATCAACTGGCTCCAGGTTTGTAATTGATTTGAATTGACTTGATAGGTATGTGGTGTCTTCTATTGGTGAATTTGGTTTGTATACATTGATCTCTAGGCTTACAAATACTGACAAGAGGACAGTGCTGTCTCCAGAAGCTTAGCGGATCCAGGACACATGGAGTCCAGTGTGCTTAGAGCACAGCTGAGTAGCCTAACACCCTTCCAAGCCAACCAACTggctactgtagtagtagtagtaatgtgtTGCGCAGGATTGGCTTGAAGGGAAGTTTCCCTTAGCAACAGAACAGCCGGGAAGCCGCTGGCAACCTTTGCAGGTGTGGGTGGGAACTCTGGGATTCTAGAATTCTTACGAGTTCTGGGTATGCTGACATTTGGTTGGTTGGTCGGCACTCGGCAAATGCTCTTGAGGAAGAGTTGTCCTGTATCTAGTTTTGCGATTGGAATGGCTCTCCTCACGAGCCAATGGCTGCATTCCCAGTCCTCTCCCCTCATTCGGGACTTGACTTCCACTAAAAGCAGAGACTGGGTTTAGCTCAAATCCACTGCTTTCCTTTTCGCTCATCTAGTCTGTTCAGGTGGATGACTGAGGAGAAAGGAGGCTATTTAACCTGTTAACAGTATTGGGACGCATCCAACGTCTCATTCAGGCTCATGTCCCTTGAACCAGATCAGGACACGGCTGACACGCGAGCCCAGGGTTCAGGCTGTGGATAGGGGGAGTAGATTGAGGCAGAAGGTAGCGGTGCTGTTGCATGGAAGGAAGAGCGGGAACTTATTCTGCCCTCATTATCTCCGCTGGGATTGGCTGGTGCCCAGGGAATGACTGACTGCTATTGGCAGGGGGCCAGGTCTTGTTCAGTGTAGCAGCagctgatgtgtgtgttgtcttgtatcCGATAGGAGGAACAGCAGATGCCCTTGCAGAATGTGCACCTGATTGGCTACAGCTTGGGGGCCCATGTGGCGGGCTACGCTGGCACGTTTGTGCGAGGGAGCGTCGGCCGAATCACAGGTAAGTGGCTCGACGACTGTATGACATCACTCACTGTTGCTCCTTTACAACTCTGACCTCTCATGACCCTTTGGCACGGTGCCAAGCTCCTGTAAATCAAACTCTATACTCGTCCAATCGGAAACAAGTACCCATTAGGGTAAAGCTCTATCGTCCAATAGGAAACGAGTCCCCATTAGGGTAAAGCTCTATCGTCCAATAGGAAACGAGTACCCATTAGGGTAAAGCTCCATATCGTCCAATCGGAAACAAGTACCCATTAGAGTAAAGCTCTATCGTCCAATAGGAAACGAGTACCCATTAGGGTAAAGCTCCATATCGTCCAATAGGAAACGAGTACCTGTTAGGGTGAAGCTCCATATAGTCAAACATCTAACTAGCGTCAAACACGTCTTTATGGAGCGACGGATGGGTTAAGATGTCTATAGTTTCGGTTGTATTGACTGTATGCCTACAGATGTTAGACACAACCCCTTGTCTGGTCCACCAAATGAGACGTTCCtgtccccccccatctctcctatAGGTCTAGACCCGGCAGGGCCCATgtttgagggggtgggggatGAGAAGCGCCTCTCTTCGGACGACGCTGACTTCGTAGATGTCCTGCATACGTACACGCGCGAGGCTCTGGGAGTGAGCATAGGCATCCAGCAACCTATCGGAGACATCGACATCTATCCCAACGGAGGAGATGTGCAGCCGGGCTGTGACTTGACCAGCGTGCTGACCAGCGCCTCCGGAGGAAGTGAGTAGTCACCGAGACGTGGAGACCAACATCTTCTGAATCTTTCCCAAATTTAGTTTTGAATTATTATGACTTATTTTAATAAATCTCGCTTGGTGGATTCTCTTGTAATACAGTCCCTCCTGGTTCCAGGAATCCTCCAAACAAGATTTCTGAAAATCTGGGAATTCTGCAACCTTAATTTGGACACAGTACCGTACTGGTTTAGCTGTTGAGTTAATCTGACccgtccttccctctccagacttCATGGATGTGATGAAGTGTGAGCACGAGCGAGCCGTACACCTGTTTGTGGACTCTCTGCTTAGCAAGGAACACACGAGCTTTGCCTACCAGTGCACAGATCCTGAACGCTTCAAGAAGGGCATCTGCCTGAGCTGTCGTAAGAACCGCTGCAACCAGATGGGTTACAACGCCAAGAAGACGAGGAAGAGGCGCAACAGCAAGATGTACCTGAAGACCCGCGCCGACACACCCTTCGGAGGTGAGCTGTGTTTTGTAGCCCTATGGTTGGTTTAGTGGTTCCAACAAACTGTAACCAGGTTCTAGTttttcctccttttcctcctgccGCGGGCTCTGGGTTTAAAGCCTCCTGTCGCGGGCTCTGGGTTTAAAGCCTCCTGCCGCGGGCTCTGGGTTTAAAGCCTCCTGTCGCGGGCTCTGGGTTTAAAGCCTCCTGTCGCGGGCTCTGGGTTTAAAGCCTCCTGTCGCGGGCTCTGGGTTTAAAGCCTCCTGCCGCGGGCTCTGGGTTTAAAGCCTCCTGCCGCGGGCTCTGGGTTTAAAGCCTCCTGCCGCGGGCTCTGGGTTTAAAGCCTCCTGCCGCGGGCTCTGGGTTTAAAGCCTCCTCCCGCGGGCTCTGGGTTTAAAGCCTCCTGCTGTTATAAATCTACATCTGTAATGCCTTGTTTCTTATCTCTTAGCTCCTGGTACTGATATCCCAACTTGTTTTGACACACCTTACAGTCATAAAGCCACTAATCTCCTGTATAAATTAAATCTTTTACCCTAGTGTTGATGGAAGTGATATTTAACCCTCTTGGGTTGTTTGTCCCTCCTAGGGATCCATTATCAGATGAAGATGCATGTGTTCAACAGAAAGCAGGCTGACAATGCTGACCCGACCTTCTACGTGAAACTGTATGGCGCTCACAACGACAGCCAAGACTTGCATGTAGACATGTGAGTACATGGTGTTACTATACTAGACCTAACCCAAGATGAAAGGTCTTGAGTAGTACTATTGCACCGATATTGTGACTTGTACTAGGTCTCAAagctgtgtgtgttgggggtgggaaAAGAACTCTGTACTGAATGGGCTAAGTTAGGATTGTGGTGCTGCTCATTTGAATGTGTGGGTTTTGATCAAGCCCTTAACTTCTCACTTAATAGCAAATAAGTGAAAACTATTTACTGTTTTGTAAATTTTGTAAATGACCTGTGATTGACCCTTTTGTGTGTCGTGTCCCCCCCCCAGTCCTAACAAAGTGGGTTTGAACCTGACCAACACCTTCCTGGTCTTCACCGAGGATGACATTGGGGACCTGCTGAAGATCCGTCTGAGCTGGGAGGGGGCGTCTGAGTCCTTCGGGTCCTTCTGGAAAAGCATTAAGAAAAACTTCTGGGACTGGAAGAGCAGCAGTAAGCCCACCAACCAGGTGTTGGAGGTCCGTAGGATCCGTGTCAAGTGTGGAGAAACGCAGAAGAAGTAAGTTTGGGGGTGGGAGAACAgcggcagccattttgtttctttttttagaAATTCGAGTTGTAATTCCATTGGGTGGTTGGTGGTTCGCCACGGTGACCATCTGATTTTATAAAACACTCATAAACTGGGATGTTGTCATTAGTCAATTAtacctttttttttgttttcactTTATAAACTGGGACTCTGCTTTGGCAT
This window encodes:
- the LOC112247712 gene encoding endothelial lipase-like, which gives rise to MKNCTILLWNFLLCAVAFFVSGADENTIFKDEEFKVSRGDEDETVHDLITYNMRKSLDLDVDGCILVPGEKRSLLECGFNVTAKTIFIIHGWTMSGMFESWMRKLVAAMMQREPEANVVIVEWLPMAHQLYPDAVNHTHQVGLSVATTINWLQEEQQMPLQNVHLIGYSLGAHVAGYAGTFVRGSVGRITGLDPAGPMFEGVGDEKRLSSDDADFVDVLHTYTREALGVSIGIQQPIGDIDIYPNGGDVQPGCDLTSVLTSASGGNFMDVMKCEHERAVHLFVDSLLSKEHTSFAYQCTDPERFKKGICLSCRKNRCNQMGYNAKKTRKRRNSKMYLKTRADTPFGGIHYQMKMHVFNRKQADNADPTFYVKLYGAHNDSQDLHVDIPNKVGLNLTNTFLVFTEDDIGDLLKIRLSWEGASESFGSFWKSIKKNFWDWKSSSKPTNQVLEVRRIRVKCGETQKKFTFCAQDPSLTEITPGQGITYVKCRDGWEVKPSNKRLQI